In Flavobacterium enshiense, the genomic stretch TTCCGGCAAACTGTTTGTTTAAATTGGTTTTTATAGCGGTAAGTTTATCAACGAAAAGCGTGTTTTTTTCGGTTTCGCTTCCGCTTAATTTAGGATTGATGAACAGCAGCAGTTTCGACTCATCCTTAGTAACCAGAAAACCGTTTTTAAGTTGAAACTCGTCGCCTATGCTCAACTGTTGCAGCTTTTTCAGAGCAATGAATGAGATGCCGAGAGGGTCATTTAAAATAAAATCTTTCGCTACGATTCCGGTAGGCGAAATAAGGGTGCGGTAATTTTTATCGACCTGAACTGCCACACTGTCTTTATTGAGTTTCTGCTCAATGCGATCATAGTCTTTATCTTCAAGGAACAAAGGAAGATTATTGTACACGAAATCAAATGTTTCCTGAATACTTTCTTCGTCTACCTTTCCTTGTATGTCTTTTATATAGGCATTGCAGGAAGCCACACTGTCTAAAAAAACAGTCGCCGTTTCAGCCATATCATCTACCGTTCCGCCTTTCCCTTTCTCAATAATTACGGTTATTTTATCCGAAAAATTAAGTTGCTGCAACACTTTTGCCGTAACATCGGCTTGGTCGTTTTTCGGAATGATACGGGTAATATCTTCTTCAAATTTAATTTTGGAAGCGAAAAAACCAAAAACCAAAAGGAAAGCCAATGCAATTCCTACAGCTGCCAGCTTATTTCGCTGAACAAAATGATGAATTCTTATAAAATAAATGTGCATTTAAGTCCCTGATTTTTTCGAGAGCGAAAGTAACAAATAACTTCCAACTCCGAAAAGAATTGCCATTACAGTAGCTAAAACAAAACTCCCGATTATGTACTGAATGACATGTTCTTTTACATGTTCCATTGTTATCGGACTTCCCAAAGTAAATTGGGCTTTATTTCCTACAAAGAAAGCACCGGTTTGAAGTGAACCATAAATGATAAAAGGAATCATCGGCGGAACGCTCACATTGGAAAACGCGAAGGCCAATGCCTTGTTCCAGCGTAACAGTACAGCTAAAGAAATGACAATCAGCGTTTGAAACCCCCAAAAAGGGGCAATTCCAACAAAAACCCCCAACCCGATGGAAAGGGCTTTGATGGTATACGAATCGGAACTGGCTAAAATGTCCTCACGAACGAACTCCGTTATACTTTTTTTTTTAAAACTTCTAAAAAAGTCTCTTGGTTTGATATACAAAATGGTGATGATAACCAAAACGGTATTTAGGATACTTATTCGGGTAAAATCTTTAAAAGGGCGGAAATGGGTTACCCTTTCATTCGGATCGTATAAAATGTTTACCGGAACATTCTTTACCTCGACGCCATTCCATGCAGCTCGCACAATGACTTCGATTTCAAATTCAAATTTTTTGGTAAAAAAGCGCTCTGGAATCGATTCCAGCGGATACAAGCGATAACCAGATTGCGTGTCTTCCAGTTCGATTCCGGTTTCAAACCAAAACCAAAAATTGGAAAATTTATTCCCGAAACTGCTCTTTTTAGGGATTCCGTCCTGATTCATGTTTCGGTTACCAATTAGCAGTACTTCTTTTTCAGAATTTTCCAGATTATCCAGAAAAACAGTAATATCACTTGGAAAATGCTGACCATCGGAATCAATCGTGATAGCATAACGATACCCTAATTCTTTTGCCTTTCTGAAACCTTCACGAAGGGCATTTCCTTTCCCTTGATTTTTCGATATATGAATTTGGGTAATATTCGGATACGAACTTAAAATTTCTTTGGTGGTATCGGTTGAACCGTCATTGACAACAATACAGTTTTGAGTATAATTTAAAACCCCGTCAACAATACGACGCAGCGTTTTGTGGTTATTGTAGGTTGGAATAATAACACACAGCTTATGCTTTTCAATTCGCTCGCTTAAAGATGGATTGGCATTCATGATGTGTTATTTTAAAATCAGCTTTTTTTCGTTTTCGGAAAAAACTGCCGATTGCTTAACGTATTTTTTAATGCATTCCTTCACCTCTTTTGATTGATTATCAAAAGAATTAATAATCAGTTTTTTATCCTCTTCGATATTTCCTTTATACTTCAATGCTTTAGGAGTATTTTCCTGAATACTGAGACGTATAAGGCGAATTTCAGCATTAGTCGGTTCGGATTTCAATGCTTTCTCCAAAATGGTTACCCCTTCCACAAGCAATTCTTTCTTTTGCTTTGCTTTGGGAGCATATCTGGATTTAAGTACGATAGCAGCTCCTTTATAGGCCAGCAAGGTCGCATTGTTTTTGTTGTATCCGGAAAGCATCGCGTGAAACTTCTCGGAATTTTGCTTAGATTTTGACGCCGCATAGTAGCTTTCCCTTACCTCAGGCAATTCTTGGGCAAGCAACGAAAAAAAAATGGCTGCTATGTAAAACAGAAGTTTCAAATTATGCTTTTTTATAAGTATTGGTGAGTTTTAATGCGACTGTATCATCAAAACTCGTGGTATTTTTCACTTTTATCCCGGTTTCCAAATCACCTGAAATTTCCAGCTCCAATCGTAATACCGGATTGATGTCCGGATTGATAAGCGCCATAAATTTGACATTGGACGAATTTGCCATAAACAAAGAACTTCCCAGGATTTCCTCGGTAAGCTCTTTAACTATCTGCATCATGCAAACTCCGGGCGTTACAGGATTCCCTGGAAAATGTCCTTTAAAAATATCATGTTGCCGATTTAGAGACACGACAGCATCATATTTCCCCTCCGAAACATTCTCTAATTTTTGAACGGTATAAAAATCCTTTAGTAACATAAGTCTTTATTTTTGTTTTACATCAAATGTATATGAAATACCCAGTTGGAAAACCTGATTTAAGTAAATGTCATCAAAATTTCCGTTTCCGTCAACATCATATTCATCATAATACTCAGCACCAAAAATATCAATAAATCCTTGTTTGTAACGCGCTTCAAAAGTCAGACCATTCGGAAGAGAATATCCGATTCCTCCAACGATTCCCATATCAAACCCAATAAGGTCTTCACTAAGAGGCCATTCAAAATTATCGCCTACCTGAAAATCTAAAGTTGGCCCTACAACCGCTTCGAACCCGTGTCCGAAACTAAATTTATTGACAACACTCATAGACAAATAATCCAATGAATACTTCTTTTCGCTAAAAGTATTCAGACCATTCATAGGATCGAAGTTTCTATGTCTTACTTCAGATCCTTGTGCCGTATAAAGCAATTCCGGTTGAAGTGTATAAAATTTAGCCAACTTAATTGCCGCAAAAGCGCCTACATAGAAATCAGTTACAAAATCCGAGTTGGTGTTTGTAAACTTTGAAAATGTTGCACCTCCCTTAAGACCTGGTTTAACAGTTACCTGAGCATTCATCTGAGCTAATCCAAAGAAACACAGCAAGACTGTAGCAAATAATTTTTTCATTTTTAATTTGATTGATTACTGATTTGATTAAGTTCTATCTTTAGTTTAATGTTTTTATGGAGAATTGTAATATTTTCCGCAAAAGTACTGTTTTCTGAGGCAAATTCGAAGACAACTTTTTCCTTACACTTTGAAGCATTAATCAATTTTACCAGTTTTCCATCAGTTTTATTGACGAAAAAGTAATTAAATCGTTTTTTATCTGCTGATTTGTAAATATAGTATTCCTCATTATCAAGTGATTCCACTATCGAATAATCTACTCTCAGCAATAACCTGAAATCATCCCTTAAAGTATTTACAACCATTTTCTTGTCTAAATCCTCCATTATGTAATTCACTTTAAAATCGGTTTCCGACAGTTCAAAATCGAGCAACTTATTACCGAAATCAGTTGTAAAAACGACTCTGTGGATTGAATCATTTATTCTTTTAGCGATAAAAATACCACTAAGCTCATTCCCATAGACATCAATATGCGCTTTATAGACATAATCCATTTCCGGATTGGCAAAATATTGGTTTTGGAATTCCTTTATTGAAGTTTCTTTTTTAACTGCATTAGTAATTTCATACGGTTTACACGAAAAAAGAAGAACCGAGAAAGAACTAATTAGTAAAAACCGAATCATCGACTTTGGCATTTATCTGTTTGTTTTTGAATACGATACGGGTAAAATCGCCAGAAGGTTCAATTAATTTCACTTGGGAAACGGTTGTATCATTCATTGGGAAATACAAATCCACCTGTTGGATGTACTTCTTGATGGTTGCCGTTTTGGGTGTCAGTTTGGCGATAAATGACTCTTTGTTTTTAAAATAAGCAATCGAAAACTCCTTATCATCAAACATATTCCCACTTACACTGCCAATAATCAGCTTATTAATCTTTTCGAACATCTTACTGTTCGCGTCTACAGTGCTTTTATTCCCCTGATCGTTGATATATACTTTGTTGTTCTTAAAAACAATACTGTATTGATATGGTTTCGTGTATTGCCAATTAAGCCAATTGGGTTGTTTAAAATACATTTTCCCTGAAGTTTCAATATCTTTCGATAAAAAATCAAGGTGTTTGTACTGTATAAAATCCGTTTTTAATGTTTTTATGTTTTTGGTTTCTTTTTCAACTATTGCCTTAAAAACATCAATTTCTGCCGCTGACATTTTCTTTTCCTGGGCAAAAACAGTGTTGACAATCAAAAGCAACATTAAAAAAATTCTAGTTTTCATACGCTGGGATGTTTAACAAAGCATCAATGGTTACACATTCATACTTTTTTGACTGCAAAAATAACAATAACTGTTCCAAAACATTCACCGTTTTTAACGAAGTGTCATGCAGCAGAATAATCCCGCCGGGCGCAATTCTGCTTTTAATTCTTTCCAGAATCTTCGTTTCGTCTTCAATAACGGTATCGAGAGAGCGATTATTCCATCCGATAACATATTGGTTTGTCTTGGCAACAGCTCGGGCTATATTGGGATTCGTCACACCGAAAGGCGGACGGAAATACAATGCTTTCTTACCCGAAATACGTTCTATGATTGCATTGGTCTGAACAAGTTCATCGACAACTTTTTGAGTCGAAAAAAACCCGAAACGATTCGAATGGGAATACGAGTGATTTCCAACAACATGACCTTCTGCCAAAATTCGTTTAAAAATATCGGGGTGCTTTTCAATTTGACTTCCAATGCAGAAAAAAGTGGCTTTTGCATTGTATTTCTTTAGCAAATCAAGAACTTTTTCAGTCATCGGGTGCGGTCCGTCATCAAATGAAATGGCTATTTTCAGATTCTTTTCAGCTGGATTACTACAATAGCTTTTTACGAAATAACCTGTTTTAATATTCCACGACCCGAAAATGGTCAGCCCCACCCAAAAAGCAAAAAACGGCAGAAAACTCCACCATTTCAGATCAATATAAAAACTTAAAACGGAAAGAACAGCAAATGCAGAAACGAAAAAAAGAAGTGTATTTTTATGTTTTAGCATTTTTTGAGTAAGATTAAGCTATGGTCTTTTCCGCGATACTGGTTGTACAGCAAAAGCGTATTGTATGTCTCACTTTTTAGAGCATTCATACTCACAGTTTCAGGAATACTCTGATTTTTAATAATATTCGCAGCCGTCCAAAAACCAAATGCCGAGGCAGTGTTGTATTCACCGCTTAAATGTTTGTAATATACCTGAGGAGTTTTTTCAAAAAGAGAATTTGAAACATCATAATAATTATCAAATTCTATATCTCCATTGTTTCCTAATACAACAGCGTCAATATCGGATATTTTCAAATTATTAGTTTCCAAAAAGTTGGCGATAAAATCAGAAACCTCTTCTGCATCCAAAGAACTCTGCAAGGAAACCGCCTCAACCGAAGCATAAGAGCTTTCCTTTTTCTCGTTTTCCAACACAAAAAAACCCGCTCCTTCACTGTGGACAATCCCTTTTGAATCAGAATTTAAAACCGAATAAGGTTTATCTTCTTCCGACTTAACCAAATTAATCAACTTGTGAAGCGATAAGGTATAAGCTCCGGTTTCATCAATTCCTCCTACAAGAATACTTTCGGCTTCATTATTTTCAATCTGCATTTTAGCATCCATCAAAGCCGTCTCAAAAGATACCGCACCATTTACATACGTAAAATTATAGCCTTTACACTGTAATCCCAATGCGATTTGACCTCCAACTGTATTGTGGGTCGATTGAATGAACGATGTTGGTGTCAGAAATTCTTCTTTGTTATCCAAGATGGATTTCAGGAACTTTTCGGAATCTTCAACGCAACCCATTCCGGTTCCGATAATAATGGCTTCTGGTATCTCAACATTTGCCTCTTTCAGTGCTTTGGAAGAAGCAGCAATTCCCATTTTCACCCCTTTTGCCATGCGACGGCTAGCCCCAGGAGAAATAAATTCCTTATATGAAGGCTGGTTGGCGTAAATCACGTTCTCCGTAGTATTGATCGTTACTTCCGATAAAAATTCCGTTTCAAAAGTATTTTGATTTGAAATACATCCTGTCCCGTTGATATAACAAGTCTTCATCAGTTTTTAGAAAATAATACGGTTGAACAATTCCCTCCAAATCCAAAAGAATTGGAAAGTACATGCGAAATCGATTTTTCTTTCAGCGTTGTTTGCGGAATCAAATCAAATTCTTCCATTGGGGTTTTGAAATTCAGGTTCGGAAAGACAACATTGTTCTGCAATGCCAAAACACTGTAAACCGCTTCAATGGCAGCTGCTGCGGCTAATGTATGTCCGGTGAATCCTTTAGTCGAACTGAATTCCGGAACATTCTCACCGAAAACCCGAAGTATAGCTCGCCCTTCCGATAAATCGTTATTGGGTGTTGCCGTTCCGTGTGCGTTGATATAATCGATGTCAGATACATTTAAACCCGACATTTTCAATGCTTTTTGCATGGCCAGAAAAGCGCCTTCCCCATTTTCCGAAGAAGCCGTTTGATGGTAGGCATCGTTGGCATTACCAAAACCGGAAACATATGCCAGAACTTTTTTATTCGCTTTCTGAACCATCGCATCCGATTCCAAAACCAAAAAAGCGGCGGCTTCGCCTAAATTCAATCCTTTGCGATTGTTATCAAAAGGCGTGTTATAGGTATCCGATAAAATCATCAGGGTTTTGAAACCGTTGATGGTGAATTTAGCCAAAGCATCGGTTCCACCAACAATTACACGGTCTAACTGTCCGGATTGAATAAGGCGGGCACCAATCATAATGGCATTTGCCGCCGAAGAACAGGCTGTACTTACCGTAGTTACCAATCCTTTCAGGCCAATGTGTTCGGCTATTTTATGAGTGACTTCTCCACAATCGTGACTGGTAATGTATCTTCTGCAAGATTCATCTTCAAAATAATCGTAATAGAATTTTTCAGTCATGTCCATCCCGCCCACACTCGTCGCCGAAACCAACCCTGTTCTGTATTCGTTGCAATCTTTAATTCCGGCATTTTCCAGTGCCTGTTGTGCCGCTATGGCACCCAACATCGATGTTCTGGAAAAATCATTGTCAGCGGGAAGTCCCAATTGTTGCGCTAACTGCTGGTTGCTTTTTTTAATTTCCCCGACTTTGATAACAGCAGCATGGGCCGTGTCAAAATTTTCTATAGAAGAAATCCCGGTTTTACCGCTTATCAAAGCAGCATAATTCTCTTCGACATTGTTTCCAATCGAAGAGATTATCCCCATCCCTGTTATTGCAACTTTCATCTGAACTATCCGGATTATTAAATTATTGATTCAGGTTTGCGAGGCTGTCTGACAAACCTGAATTAAATTATTTTGTTCTGTTTTCTGTAATATAGCTTGCCATTGTTTCAACTGACTGGAAAATGCTTTTTCCTGCTTTCGGATCGGTCAATTTGATTCCGTAATCTTTATCCAACAGTACAATTAATTCCAAAGCATCAATAGAATCCAATCCTAAACCATCTCCAAAAAGAGCGTCGTTATCGTTAATTTCTTCAACAGCAATGTCCTCCAAATTTAAAACTTCAATAATTTTCCCCTTTAACTCCTGCTTTAATGCTTCCATGATTATTTATTGTATAATGTATTTACTATTTCTTTATTATGTTCAAATCCCCTTGTTTTTCAACCATATAAAGGATTGCTTTGTAATTTTCCTGATAATATTCCACCCAGCCGCACAACACTTTATCCGCTTTGTTTGTTGCCAAAAGCCCGTTTGCGTAATTGGTCATAAATTCCGCATTGAAATCCTCAAAAACAAAAAAAGCATTTTCGGACTGCAATTTGTGTCTGATACTGATCTCGCCGATGCAAATGTTCGGTAAGGTATACACAAAAACTGCCGGACTCGGAAAATAATTCTCCTTGTCTGCAATTGAGCCCTGGTACTTGACATCGGTATCCAGACTGGAGGACTTATTGGCGAACACCAACGCAATATTATTATCCTCTCCTTCTTTTACCTTGCTCCCCAAAATAATTTCCGAAGCCAAAAAGGCCAGTTTACTCAGATTATCCATTTTGAAAAACTTAGGATAATCCATGTTGAAATTTTTATAGGCCGCTTTTGCAAATTCCGAAAAAGGAACATGCTCCAATTCAAATTGTTTCACGCCATTAACCATAACCGAGTTGTTTTCGATTACGCAATGACCTGATATGTAATTTTTTGTCTGCAAATTTAAACTACTTTTTCAAATAAAACAGCGGTATTGCACCCGCCAAAACCTGAGGCTGTTTTCAGGAAGCAATTAATTTCCTTTTCTTCATTTTTGGTAATAACCGAAATAGGCTGTGAAACCCCCATTTTAGCAAAACCTTTTGAAGCAATCAGCTGATTATTCCTGGTACTTTCAATAGCTATTACTGTTTCTAAAAGTCCCGATGCTCCAAGCGTATGTCCGTAAAATCCCTTCAAACTATTCACGGAAACTTTGTTGATTCCCAATCGGTTGAATGCCACCGCTTCCATTTCATCGTTGTAAAGTGTTGCTGTTCCGTGGGCCGAAATATAGTCCAATTTTTCTTTAGCCATGCCGGCTTCCGTGAAAGCGCTTTCGATACTTCGGAACAATCCCTCACCGGTACGCGATGGCCCTGAAATATGGTTAGCGTCATTAACTGCTCCATCCCCAATAACCTTAACGGCTCCCGGACGAACTTCTGTTCCTATTGCTGTCAGGTAAACTGCTGCTGTAGCTTCTCCCAGTGTCACACCGTTTCTTTCTTCATCGTAAGGTTTACAAGGCACTTCACTCATCGCCTGGAAGGAATTGAATCCCGACAAAACAAACTCCGAAACCGCATCTCCGGCCACCACAAAAGCATTGTCGTATGCGCCCGCCTGAATCATTCTTTTGGCAACCGCAATCGCTAAAACTCCCGACACACAGGCATTGGAAACCACAATCGGTTCCGTAGAAAATCCGAAAAATGAACTGATTTTTTTTGCCAAAACAGCTAAATGAGCCGCTTCGACAGTATTATTTTTATCTTCTAACAACTCAATATTTCCTTTAGTTGTTGAAAATATAAAAGCTGTTTTGTTTGTAATCGTATAATTTCCGATTATCGGCGCCAATGCCAAAATCAGCATTTTTTCCAGTTTGGTGAAATGATTCTCGTTTGAAATCGGAGCAAAAGCCGCATCAATCTCATCGGAATTTACAACAGAAGCATAAAACGATTTCAGCATGCCCAATTTCTCAAACCGCTGAATTCCGGATTGCCCTTTCAGTAATGCTTCCCAATTTGATGCAACATCAAACCCTAAAGGAGTAATGCAATTGGTATCGGTTATATAAACATTCTTCGCCATTACTTCAGCAAGCCTACTTTTCGCTTCCATTCTTCAAAAAAAGGAGGAAGATTTAACGATAATGTTCCCGTTTCATCTACAAATACCTGAACTGTTTCTCCTGTACAGGCAATTTCATTATTAGCATCGTAAATCTTGTATCTGAAAATCATTTTAGCCGCAGGCGAATCTACTATAGTGGTTTCAATGCGAGCCACATCGCCATAACGTAGTGACAATTTATGTTCGCAAGATGACTTAACGATTGGTGTCGTATAGCCGTGTTTGTCAACATCCAAATAAGAAATGCCGTGTTTTCGGCCAAACGCCTCTCGGCCATCTTCGAAATAGGTGATATAATAACCGTGCCATACAATTCCCAATGGATCCGTTTCGTTAAAACGAACACGAATTTCCTGGGTAACCGTAAGTTCCGCCGCTTCCTTATACTGCTCTTTTCTTTTTATCATAGACGATTGCAATGGTTATTGTAAGTATAAAAAACAAAAGTAATAAATTAATTTCCGGAAGGATTTCGACAATACCTCCGTTGCGCAACAGCACATCGTAAAATGCGTTCAATCCCCAATTCATGGGTGAGATGTGCGATACGAACTGCATGATTTTCGGCATGGCAAAAACCGGGACCCAAACACCCCCGATAGCCGCCAAAATAACAACAGATGTTGCCCCGAACGGTGCCGATTGTTCCTGTGTTTTTGCAACAGTTCCCAATAAAATACCGAATCCGATCGCAGCCAAACCTGAAAAAAGTGCGACAACACTCATTAAAATCAGTTTGCCTTCAATTTCCAGAACAGGCAGTCCTAAGTAAGGAAAAAGATAAACCCCAACGGCCACCATAAGCAAAAACTGAATCATACAGATTATCAGATAGGTAGCGGTTTTCCCTGCAATGACAACGGCATACGGAACCGGATTTGTGATCAATCGGATTTGGGTTCCCTGCCCTTTTTCCTTTACGATGTTGATCGAAAGCGGCACCACGATAAAAAATATCGCAAACAATGACCACGCCGGAACATTATGCTGTACCGAATTAGGAAGGATTTCTTTATTGTCCACTTTAGGAACTATTTCTTTGAAGGTGATGAAGTTTTCCTGTTCGAAAATAGGCTCTCCTTCTTCTCCCAACTGATCCTGAAATGCTTTGTAAATAGATTTCGTTTCAACTTGGGATATCATTTTGTCGATGGCGCTTTTCACCCCATTTTTAAAAGTAAGTTGAGTTGCCGGATCAAAGTACATCTTGATTTCCTTTGTCTTGACAGCCTTTTCTTTTTCAGCTTTCGAAATAGTGTCTTCCAAACCGAATTTGCTGACGATGTCTTCTACATTCTGGGTTACTTTCTTTTCCAGATCAACACTTAATTTTTCGGGGATGACAATCGCCAATTGGTATTTTCCTTTAAAAACAGCTTCCCTTGCCGTTGCTTCGGTTAAGGCAGCTCCTTTTATTTCCGTAACAATTTCAAAAGAACCACTTTCGTTTAAACTGGATTTTACCGTTTTGGATATTTCGCCATTATCGTTATCCACCAAAAGTATTGGAATTTTACTTTCGGTAACCGATTTAAAAGTGCTGTCCTGAATTAAGGTAATGGTAACAATTAAGACCAATGGCATCACGAACAAGATTACCAATCCGCCCAAATCCCTTCTCAGCAGAAGTATTTCTTTTTGAACCGACATTAAAAACTTATACATCATCGCGTAGTTCTTTACCGGTTAATGAAATATACACGTCTTCAAGATTATGAGCATTGGGCGTATTTGAAATTAACTCGTTTGGTGCTCCCTGGGCATAAATCCTCCCTCTGTCGATGATGGCAATATGACTGCAGAAATCCTGAGCTTCCGACAAATGGTGTGAGGTATAAATGATGGTAGTTCCTTTTGAATTGAGTTCTTTCAGATAGTCGATGATAACGTTTTTGGATTGTACATCAACTCCGACGGTAGGCTCGTC encodes the following:
- a CDS encoding polysaccharide deacetylase family protein, translating into MLKHKNTLLFFVSAFAVLSVLSFYIDLKWWSFLPFFAFWVGLTIFGSWNIKTGYFVKSYCSNPAEKNLKIAISFDDGPHPMTEKVLDLLKKYNAKATFFCIGSQIEKHPDIFKRILAEGHVVGNHSYSHSNRFGFFSTQKVVDELVQTNAIIERISGKKALYFRPPFGVTNPNIARAVAKTNQYVIGWNNRSLDTVIEDETKILERIKSRIAPGGIILLHDTSLKTVNVLEQLLLFLQSKKYECVTIDALLNIPAYEN
- a CDS encoding 3-hydroxyacyl-ACP dehydratase translates to MLLKDFYTVQKLENVSEGKYDAVVSLNRQHDIFKGHFPGNPVTPGVCMMQIVKELTEEILGSSLFMANSSNVKFMALINPDINPVLRLELEISGDLETGIKVKNTTSFDDTVALKLTNTYKKA
- a CDS encoding phosphopantetheine-binding protein; translated protein: MEALKQELKGKIIEVLNLEDIAVEEINDNDALFGDGLGLDSIDALELIVLLDKDYGIKLTDPKAGKSIFQSVETMASYITENRTK
- a CDS encoding ABC transporter permease, whose protein sequence is MMYKFLMSVQKEILLLRRDLGGLVILFVMPLVLIVTITLIQDSTFKSVTESKIPILLVDNDNGEISKTVKSSLNESGSFEIVTEIKGAALTEATAREAVFKGKYQLAIVIPEKLSVDLEKKVTQNVEDIVSKFGLEDTISKAEKEKAVKTKEIKMYFDPATQLTFKNGVKSAIDKMISQVETKSIYKAFQDQLGEEGEPIFEQENFITFKEIVPKVDNKEILPNSVQHNVPAWSLFAIFFIVVPLSINIVKEKGQGTQIRLITNPVPYAVVIAGKTATYLIICMIQFLLMVAVGVYLFPYLGLPVLEIEGKLILMSVVALFSGLAAIGFGILLGTVAKTQEQSAPFGATSVVILAAIGGVWVPVFAMPKIMQFVSHISPMNWGLNAFYDVLLRNGGIVEILPEINLLLLFFILTITIAIVYDKKKRAV
- a CDS encoding acyl-CoA thioesterase — encoded protein: MIKRKEQYKEAAELTVTQEIRVRFNETDPLGIVWHGYYITYFEDGREAFGRKHGISYLDVDKHGYTTPIVKSSCEHKLSLRYGDVARIETTIVDSPAAKMIFRYKIYDANNEIACTGETVQVFVDETGTLSLNLPPFFEEWKRKVGLLK
- a CDS encoding porin family protein is translated as MKKLFATVLLCFFGLAQMNAQVTVKPGLKGGATFSKFTNTNSDFVTDFYVGAFAAIKLAKFYTLQPELLYTAQGSEVRHRNFDPMNGLNTFSEKKYSLDYLSMSVVNKFSFGHGFEAVVGPTLDFQVGDNFEWPLSEDLIGFDMGIVGGIGYSLPNGLTFEARYKQGFIDIFGAEYYDEYDVDGNGNFDDIYLNQVFQLGISYTFDVKQK
- a CDS encoding 3-oxoacyl-ACP synthase; this encodes MQTKNYISGHCVIENNSVMVNGVKQFELEHVPFSEFAKAAYKNFNMDYPKFFKMDNLSKLAFLASEIILGSKVKEGEDNNIALVFANKSSSLDTDVKYQGSIADKENYFPSPAVFVYTLPNICIGEISIRHKLQSENAFFVFEDFNAEFMTNYANGLLATNKADKVLCGWVEYYQENYKAILYMVEKQGDLNIIKK
- a CDS encoding DUF2062 domain-containing protein: MNANPSLSERIEKHKLCVIIPTYNNHKTLRRIVDGVLNYTQNCIVVNDGSTDTTKEILSSYPNITQIHISKNQGKGNALREGFRKAKELGYRYAITIDSDGQHFPSDITVFLDNLENSEKEVLLIGNRNMNQDGIPKKSSFGNKFSNFWFWFETGIELEDTQSGYRLYPLESIPERFFTKKFEFEIEVIVRAAWNGVEVKNVPVNILYDPNERVTHFRPFKDFTRISILNTVLVIITILYIKPRDFFRSFKKKSITEFVREDILASSDSYTIKALSIGLGVFVGIAPFWGFQTLIVISLAVLLRWNKALAFAFSNVSVPPMIPFIIYGSLQTGAFFVGNKAQFTLGSPITMEHVKEHVIQYIIGSFVLATVMAILFGVGSYLLLSLSKKSGT
- a CDS encoding beta-ketoacyl synthase N-terminal-like domain-containing protein; amino-acid sequence: MEAKSRLAEVMAKNVYITDTNCITPLGFDVASNWEALLKGQSGIQRFEKLGMLKSFYASVVNSDEIDAAFAPISNENHFTKLEKMLILALAPIIGNYTITNKTAFIFSTTKGNIELLEDKNNTVEAAHLAVLAKKISSFFGFSTEPIVVSNACVSGVLAIAVAKRMIQAGAYDNAFVVAGDAVSEFVLSGFNSFQAMSEVPCKPYDEERNGVTLGEATAAVYLTAIGTEVRPGAVKVIGDGAVNDANHISGPSRTGEGLFRSIESAFTEAGMAKEKLDYISAHGTATLYNDEMEAVAFNRLGINKVSVNSLKGFYGHTLGASGLLETVIAIESTRNNQLIASKGFAKMGVSQPISVITKNEEKEINCFLKTASGFGGCNTAVLFEKVV
- a CDS encoding LolA family protein translates to MKTRIFLMLLLIVNTVFAQEKKMSAAEIDVFKAIVEKETKNIKTLKTDFIQYKHLDFLSKDIETSGKMYFKQPNWLNWQYTKPYQYSIVFKNNKVYINDQGNKSTVDANSKMFEKINKLIIGSVSGNMFDDKEFSIAYFKNKESFIAKLTPKTATIKKYIQQVDLYFPMNDTTVSQVKLIEPSGDFTRIVFKNKQINAKVDDSVFTN
- a CDS encoding beta-ketoacyl synthase N-terminal-like domain-containing protein; translated protein: MKTCYINGTGCISNQNTFETEFLSEVTINTTENVIYANQPSYKEFISPGASRRMAKGVKMGIAASSKALKEANVEIPEAIIIGTGMGCVEDSEKFLKSILDNKEEFLTPTSFIQSTHNTVGGQIALGLQCKGYNFTYVNGAVSFETALMDAKMQIENNEAESILVGGIDETGAYTLSLHKLINLVKSEEDKPYSVLNSDSKGIVHSEGAGFFVLENEKKESSYASVEAVSLQSSLDAEEVSDFIANFLETNNLKISDIDAVVLGNNGDIEFDNYYDVSNSLFEKTPQVYYKHLSGEYNTASAFGFWTAANIIKNQSIPETVSMNALKSETYNTLLLYNQYRGKDHSLILLKKC
- a CDS encoding beta-ketoacyl-[acyl-carrier-protein] synthase family protein — its product is MKVAITGMGIISSIGNNVEENYAALISGKTGISSIENFDTAHAAVIKVGEIKKSNQQLAQQLGLPADNDFSRTSMLGAIAAQQALENAGIKDCNEYRTGLVSATSVGGMDMTEKFYYDYFEDESCRRYITSHDCGEVTHKIAEHIGLKGLVTTVSTACSSAANAIMIGARLIQSGQLDRVIVGGTDALAKFTINGFKTLMILSDTYNTPFDNNRKGLNLGEAAAFLVLESDAMVQKANKKVLAYVSGFGNANDAYHQTASSENGEGAFLAMQKALKMSGLNVSDIDYINAHGTATPNNDLSEGRAILRVFGENVPEFSSTKGFTGHTLAAAAAIEAVYSVLALQNNVVFPNLNFKTPMEEFDLIPQTTLKEKSISHVLSNSFGFGGNCSTVLFSKN